Proteins found in one Aethina tumida isolate Nest 87 chromosome 1, icAetTumi1.1, whole genome shotgun sequence genomic segment:
- the LOC109607713 gene encoding uncharacterized protein LOC109607713 isoform X2 — MNGKTANDDKQSANNAEFSPVKLPQSPAAGALQKNLTGSPRVARDIVADLYNNIQKWNDFHIKGSTIVKKIVAVKSESQENYTIELEEYTKALFEVMTSLIKTTVLENIGHAKDKHEAMFYAASWTHQDYITKRIDMKLECLVVETGHRAYH, encoded by the exons ATGAACGGCAAAACTGCAAATGACGACAAACAATCAGCAAATAACGCCGAATTTTCACCAGTGAAAC TTCCACAGAGTCCGGCGGCAGGTGCCcttcaaaaaaatttgacaGGTTCTCCGAGGGTGGCACGCGATATTGTTGCCGATTTGTATAATAACATCCAGAAATGGAATGATTTTCACATTAAGGGCTCGACTATTGTAAAGAAAATAGTCGCAGTCAAGTCCGAGAGTCAGGAAAATTACACCATTGAACTAGAGGAGTATACTAAGGCTCTCTTTGAAGTGATGACATCATTG ATAAAGACGACAGTTTTGGAGAACATTGGTCATGCAAAAGATAAGCATGAGGCTATGTTTTATGCTGCAAGTTGGACTCATCAGGATTATATTACAAAGCGAATTGATATGAAGTTAGAGTGTTTAGTAGTTGAAACAGGGCATAGGGCCTACCACTAA
- the LOC109607713 gene encoding cyclin-dependent kinase 2-interacting protein-like isoform X1, whose amino-acid sequence MNGKTANDDKQSANNAEFSPVKLPQSPAAGALQKNLTGSPRVARDIVADLYNNIQKWNDFHIKGSTIVKKIVAVKSESQENYTIELEEYTKALFEVMTSLVVYRNSFDYLTSQIIALSKLQKNNRPLFMSLSVADMAEMIGTIGQAYKNEFEIKTTVLENIGHAKDKHEAMFYAASWTHQDYITKRIDMKLECLVVETGHRAYH is encoded by the exons ATGAACGGCAAAACTGCAAATGACGACAAACAATCAGCAAATAACGCCGAATTTTCACCAGTGAAAC TTCCACAGAGTCCGGCGGCAGGTGCCcttcaaaaaaatttgacaGGTTCTCCGAGGGTGGCACGCGATATTGTTGCCGATTTGTATAATAACATCCAGAAATGGAATGATTTTCACATTAAGGGCTCGACTATTGTAAAGAAAATAGTCGCAGTCAAGTCCGAGAGTCAGGAAAATTACACCATTGAACTAGAGGAGTATACTAAGGCTCTCTTTGAAGTGATGACATCATTGGTAGTATACAGAAATTCTTTTGATTACCTCACTAGTCAAATAATTGCCTTATCAAAGCTGCAAAAGAACAATCGGCCTTTATTTATGTCATTGTCAGTTGCAGATATGGCAGAAATGATAGGGACTATAGGTCAagcatataaaaatgaatttgaa ATAAAGACGACAGTTTTGGAGAACATTGGTCATGCAAAAGATAAGCATGAGGCTATGTTTTATGCTGCAAGTTGGACTCATCAGGATTATATTACAAAGCGAATTGATATGAAGTTAGAGTGTTTAGTAGTTGAAACAGGGCATAGGGCCTACCACTAA
- the LOC109608166 gene encoding NAD kinase 2, mitochondrial: protein MFKQGRILENIYLGLSNGCTLISRTYCTDTLNRVVPLKHVLVVSKLSRYEFEQRRNQNLNSKQLEMFLKKRGTDYDKLVKFHDLHKKFEENVINTLEKLGVKVTVGNRFTVTDEMVNNADVIMPVGGDGTFLLAASRVKDNKKPVIGFNSDPNRSEGHLCLPKKYSANVQEAIEKLQKGEFNWLMRNRIRTSILSDDQILTPKYLHDVENEVILVKSTGQTFKRGSMKVVPVLALNEVFIGESLSARVSHLQMKLNGSSDTTNLKCSGLCICTGTGSTSWHLSINRLPKQTVEELLKFMNCQEENLATTLSETYNKNLIFNPDDKRLGYTIRDLISAGVWPQPKGIKSRGFATKLEVRSNCYDASLVVDGGVSFSFNDGTVAILEICPEDSLRTVILTG from the exons ATGTTTAAACAGGGCAGAatacttgaaaatatttatttag GTTTAAGCAATGGATGTACCTTAATATCAAGGACTTACTGTACTGATACTTTAAATAGAGTTGTGCCTTTAAAACATGTACTGGTGGTTTCAAAACTATCCAGATATGAATTTGAGCAAAGACGTAACCAAAACCTAAACAGTAAACAACTGGAAATGTTCCTTAAGAAACGAGGGACTGATTAtgataaattagttaaattccatgatttacataaaaaatttgaagagaaTGTTATCAATACTTTAGAAAAGTTAGGTGTTAAGGTAACTGTCGGAAACAG GTTTACTGTTACTGATGAAATGGTAAACAATGCAGATGTGATAATGCCTGTTGGAGGAGATGGAACTTTCTTACTTGCTGCCAGTCGAGTAAAGGACAATAAGAAGCCTGTTATTGGTTTCAATTCCGATCCTAACAGATCAGAGGGCCATTTATGTTTACCTAAAAAGTACTCTGCTAATGTCCAGGAAGCTATAGAAAAGTTACAAAAA GGAGAATTTAATTGGTTGATGAGAAATAGGATAAGGACATCCATTCTTAGTGATGATCAAATATTAACACCAAAATATTTGCATGATGTTGAAAATGAAGTCATATTAGTGAAATCAACTGGGCAGACCTTTAAAAGGGGTTCAATGAAAGTAGTCCCTGTTTTAGCTTTAAATGAA GTGTTTATTGGCGAGTCATTGTCTGCTCGCGTATCTCATTTACAAATGAAACTGAACGGATCTTCGGACACGACAAATCTGAAATGTTCAGGATTGTGCATTTGTACCGGAACCGGCTCCACATCGTGGCATTTGAGCATCAATAGACTGCCAAAACAAACTGTTGAGGAACTGCTAAAATTCATGAACTGTCAAGAAGAAAATCTAGCTACCACTCTCTCCGAAACATACAACAAAAACCTAATCTTTAACCCTG ATGACAAACGACTGGGTTACACGATCAGAGACCTGATATCGGCGGGAGTGTGGCCGCAACCCAAAGGCATTAAGTCGAGGGGCTTTGCGACGAAGTTGGAGGTGCGATCGAATTGCTACGACGCTTCTTTGGTGGTCGACGGTGGTGTTTCGTTCTCCTTCAACGATGGCACCGTCGCAATTCTCGAAATTTGTCCTGAGGATTCTTTGAGGACTGTTATTCTCACTGGATGA